ACCCGAAATCGCCTTCGTGGGGCGTTCCAACGTGGGTAAATCCTCCCTGATTAATGCCCTGCTGGGCCGCAAGAAACTGGCGCGCACCAGCCGTCAACCCGGAAAAACCCGCACGATCAATTTTTTCTCGGTGGAGGGTAAGCTCTATTTCGTGGACCTTCCCGGCTACGGCTACGCCAAGGTTTCCAAGGCCGAGAAGGAAAAATGGGGCGTGATGGTGGAGGGTTACTTAAAAGACCGCGCGCCCTTACGGCATATTTATCTGCTGATGGATATCCGCCACGAGCCGAGCGAAGGCGACCGCATGATATACAATTGGTGCAATTACTACGAACTGCCGTTTACGGTCGCGGCTACCAAATGCGATAAACTTTCGCGCAATCAGATCGCGAAGCAAATAGCAATGCTGCGGCGCGAATTGGGGACGCGGGGTATTATCCCCTTTTCCGCCGAAACGCACCAAGGGCGGGAAGAACTGTGGTCAGGCATAATAGACAGTTGCGGGCTTTATATGTTATAGTTTGGCAGAAAATACAATTTAAGGCGGGCGATTAAATGGCAGAAAACGCTGTTACGGTTGGGAATATATACACGGGAACGGTGCTTAAGATCAAACCCTTCGGGGCGATCGTATCGCTGCCGGGGGGCGTGCCGGGCCTTGTGCATATATCGCAGATAACCAACGGGTACGTGCAAAACGTGGCCGATGTCCTTAATGTGGGCGACGAGGTGGACGTACGCGTCGTTTCCTACGAGGAAGCGTCGGGCAAGATTTCCCTCTCCATGAAGGACGTCCCCCAACAGTCGCACTACGCCTACGACGACGAAGAAACCAGCGAAGACGGCGAATATTCCTACCGTTACGATCCCCCCCCCGTGATATCAGCCGCGCAAGCGGCTTCTTTTGAAGAGAAATTCAAGTCCTGGCAAAAGATATCCAACGAGCGTATCGCCGGTATCAACCGGAGGAATAAAAGGAGGTAAACGTATGAAACAACGGTTTTTAACCTTACTGATCGTGGGTTTGTTTGCCTTGTTCGTTTCCGCTTGCGGCAATAACGGCGGCGCAAGCGGTCAAGCGGGTTCGGACCACGACAGGCGCGGCGATGACCGCCGGGAATCAAGCGAAAACCCAAGTACGGGCAACACCCCCAACGCCGTGCGCGCGCGTATGGATGTGGCGGCCGACCCCAAGGCCTTTTTGGCCAACGTATCGGAGGGCTTGTTCGGTTCGGTGCTGAGCAACATCGGCGGCTCGTCCGACGTGATCTCCAATATTTCGGGTAACCTTAACGGCGGGGTGACCGGACGGATGAACACGATGTTCTCCCTTAACGTAAACCCGCGGGAGGTTGACCGTTGGGCACAGGAGTTCCCCGAAATTCGGGACGTGTTGGGCTTGATCCACCTCCTGTTGGACTCGGGGGTAAATGTCGAAGCGGCCTATAACCTCAACGGCAACGATTTTTCCGGCGAGGTCAGCTTGGAATGGTTGTTAAACAACCAACGTATCCTGGGTTTTGACGCGCTGATGGTGGACGATACGGTTTATTTGGGCGTACCGGAGCTCTACGACAGATACATAGCCATTAACCTGCCGGACTTGGGTTTGGGCTTTAATTTAGCGGAGTTCCTGTACATGGCGCAGGACATCGAATCCTTTATGGACGACATGCTGGGTGAAATGCTCGGCGGCATGTTCGACGAGTTAATGCCCATCTTCGATTTATTGGAAAGGCATGAACGGGCTCTTGACCGCTTGCTGGCTGAAGTGATCGACGCCGCTTTGGCCGAAATCAAGAACATTACCGTCACCGAAAACGTAAGCGTACAAGTCAACGAACGCCCCGTACGCTACACCGAAATGAACGTGTCGATCACCGAAACCGAGCTGGCCAACGCCGCCCGCGCCGCGATGGTCGTATTGCGCGACAGCCGCGATTTTACGGATATGGTCATCGATACGGCCAATACCTTCGGCTTCCCGGTAGAAGCGCGGGAAGTCCGTGATGTGCTGGATGAAATCATCAACGAATTCGACCCGTCGTATTTCGATGATACGGTGTTTTTCACGATACAGATTTATTTGGACGCAAACAACTCGATTACGGGTATCCAATTCGGGCTGGGGGAAGTGCTGATCCGCGGCTTCCTCGACTTTAACCACGGCTACGAACTGACGATACACGACCGCAGCGTGTGGGACCCCGGCCGCATCGTGATCCGCGGCGAATTGCGCGGCCGTTCGGATAACTTCACGGGGGATTTGTGGATCGAATACGAGGACCGTTGGAGCAGTATGGCGGGAAGGCTGGGGACGTTCGATATCCGCTTCCAATCCTTGGACCGCTATTCCATACGCCTGACAACGGCTGTTTCCGATTGGTTCACTTTTGCGGGGGTAAGCCCGAACGATATGCTCCCGCCGATCTTCGCGGAATACGTGAACAACGCCGAAATCACCCTGCACATGGAAGCCGCGCCCAATTCGTCCCGTTTTATGCTGGAGTTGGCGGAACCGGTCAACCGTCTTTCCGCCCGGTTGGAAATGAACTTTGAGGAAAACGTACGCGTCAACGTCACCGCCCCCGCGAACACGATGGGGTTTGACCAAATCGACGTACTGCTGGGCAGGGATTTGTTTACGATATTGGGCAACGTTTCCGATTTGATAGCGCGGATAGAAGGAATGGGTTACGACGTTGGGATGCTGGATGTGCTGATTGGGGAATTGCTTTGGTAGTGTGATATCGTGGTATATAAAAAGGTTGTCATGTGAAAACGTGACAGCCTTTTTTTGTTGTAACGGGGGCGGGGTTGACTCGACCGTTGCGTGCGGCTTTATGATGGGTTTATTAAAACATTATGGAGGTAAAGCATGAGTGAGCTTAAAAAAATCCGCGAAATGTCAACGCAATATGGTATTTCCGCACGTGCCTTGAAATATTACGAGGAAATGGGGCTGATAACCAGTACCCGGAATGATGATTATGCGTACAGGCTTTATGACGAGGCTGCCGTACAACGGCTTGAACAAATCTTAATATTGCGCAAACTGAACATCAGTATCAAGGACATTAAACGCATTTTCAATACATCCGGTTCAGAAGTTGTTTTAGAAGTGCTTGGAAAAAAAGTTGATGCCATCGACGAAGAAGTATCTCTCTTGCACGAACTTAAAGAGATAGTTTTGGATTTTATCCGTCAAATTGAGCAATCCGATTTCGGCAATGAATCTGATATAAAATTGTTATATGAAAAAACAAGGGAAATCGAAGCCCAGTTTGTTAATGTAGATTACAACGGAAATATTACGAATGCAAATCGGTTGCTTGATGTAACGGATAAGTTAGCAAGAACACCTGAAATAATCCACAAACGTTCATATTGTTATTTAATTTTTAATTTAAAGGATGGAAAAAGCGTCATTGAAGCCTCTGAACTGTATTGCAAAGCCTTTGATGCGGAAAAAACATCCGAGGACACATCTGCGGGCGAATGGATTGACGGTTGGATTGGCATAAACATTAGGGTATTTAATTTTGGAATATTCATACAAGCAGTTGACATGCCCGGCAACAGGGGTGCATGTTGTATCAGTTTTGCAACTGAACAAGAACTGCGAAAAGCATATGAATTATTATCAAAAGATGCTAAAGAATCCAATCTTCACTTGGATTGGCATTGGACATCTTTAGCTGCGACCATAACAGATAAATTCGGTGTTGATTGGTTGTTTGCGTTGAATTAAATAGCTACAGTCGAGCGCATTTATACAGTATCGACAAGTCAAAATTATCGTGCGCCCCATTGGGGGATAAAAGACAGCGGGCTTTGCTTTTATAAACTCAAACAATTCTCCACAAAAGCAAAGCCCCACTAATCGATAAGACGAAACATCGAAGAAGCGTCATCTTTGCGGACGACTTCCCGTACCGCCAGCACTTCGAGCTTGGTTAATTTATCGCCGAAGCGGATTTCAATCAAATCGCCGACCCTAACCTCGGCGGAAGCCTTTGCCAACTTACCATTAATCGTCACGCGCCCCGCGTCGCAGGCTTCATTGGCTACGGTGCGTCGCTTAATTATGCGGCTGACTTTTAAGTATTTATCTAAACGCATGTTTTCCTCCTTTAAACGTGGAGCCCCGCGGCACAACATCCTTGAGGCAACCCAAAATGCTCCATACAAATGTGCGGGATACCCGCTTCTTTAAATTCTTCTCCATAAGAAGCAAACCCCAATTTTTCGTAAAACCCCCGCGCCGTAAGCTGTGCGTGAAGTATCTGCCGTTCGCCGCCCATGATGCAACAGGCTTTGATCAAGGCTTGCATAATACCCGTAGCTAAGCCCTTACCCCGGTGTTCGGGTAGGGTGGCAACGCGTCCGATCACATAATCGTCGCGGGTGATCTTGATACGCCCGGTGGATACGGGCGCGTCGTTTTCGTAAACGACCAAGTGGATACACGCGCCGTCGTCCCCTTCGTATTCATCCTCGGGCGCGATGCCCTGTTCCTCAATAAAAACGCGGCGGCGCAGGAGATAGGCGTCGTCCAAGCCTTCCTCACCGAAGAAATATTGCATGGTCAGCATATGAACCTCCCCAAAATCGCGTCGATGATCCGCCCGCTCGCGTTGCCGTCGCCGAAGGGATTGGGAACGGCGGCCATACGGGCGCGCGCTTCCTTGTCGGCCAATAATTCCGCGGCGGAATTGTAAACGGACGATTCCGCTACGCCGGCCAGCACAAGCGTACCCGCGTTAAGCCCTTCGGGTCGTTCGGTCACTTCCCGCAGCACGACCACAGGCACATTAAAGGAAGGGGCTTCCTCCTGTAAACCGCCCGAATCGGAAAGGATCAGGTACGAACGCTTCATCAGGTTGTGCATGTCATGGATTTCCAGGGCATCCGTAAGCAATACGTTGGCACGGTGGGCCAAATATTTTTGTGATTCTTCCCGACCCGCGCCGTTGGGGTGCATCGGCCATACCAATTGCACATCGGGGAAATCCGCGGCGATACGCCCGACGGCACGGCAGATATTTTCCATGGGGGGGCCGAAATTCTCCCTGCGGTGGGCGGTCATTAATATTGTGCGTTTCGCGGGATCGAGGGCGTTGAGCGCGCCGTTTCGGAAGCGGTAACCGTCGGAGGTCGTATAGGCCAGCATGTCCACCGCTGTGTTGCCCGTGACGAAGACCGTATCGCCCGGGATGTTTTCCTTAAGCAAGTATTCCCGCGAAAGCTCCGTCGGCGCGAAATGCAAATCCGTCAGGGCCGTGGTCAGCTTGCGGTTCATTTCTTCGGGGTAGGGGCGGTACTTGTCGTATGTGCGCAGTCCCGCTTCCACATGCCCGACGGCGACCTTCGCGTAAAAAGCCGCCAACGCCGCGGCGAACGTCGTCGTCGTATCGCCGTGTACCAATAGGATATCGGGCTTGTATTCCTCGATCACCGGCTTCATGCCCGTAAGCACGCGGTTGACCACGTCACCCATGGTTTGCCCCGCCGTCATCACGTTTAAATCCCAATCGGGCACGATCCCGAAGGGCTCAAGCGCCTGATCCAACAGTTCCCTGTGCTGCGCCGTCACGCACACACGCGATTCAAGGACGGGCAAACCCGCGGGATTCACCCCCTTACCCTTCGCGCGCTCCGCCAGCACAAGCACCAACGGGATCATCTTATATGCCTCCGCCCGCGTGCCGAAAACCGTCAGAATCTTTACCGTATTCATATATGAGCCGCCTTTTTTAACTTCGTGTCAATTCGACACGAAGTTAGGGAGTATGTAAAAACAACAGCGCAAGCATATTCCATCACCCCAATATGCGCAAGCCCATCCTTGACACCGCACGAATAAACCGTATACTAAAAATAAGAACCCCTTTATCCAAGGGGTTCCTTTGAGGATAGCTGGCCGAGTGGTCGAAGGCGGCGGTCTTGAAATACTGTGGATTGAGTGACCGTCTTGACCGTGCAAAGCCTTGATTTTAGCGGGTTTCGCTATCCATCCCACTGGGGCAAAAACACGATGTTTGCCATCAATGTTTGCCATTTTTCCAGCGGTTGACTTATACTGTGTTTCTTGTTTCATCTTGTTGGAGGGTTACCGAAGTGGTCATAACGGGGCGGTCTTGAAAACCGTTTGAGAGCAATCTCACAAGGGTTCGAATCCCTTACCCTCCGCCACAAACAATGCCAGTAAACTTGCGGGTTTGCTGGCTTTTATATTTTGAACCCCAATGTCCTTTTGGCTCAACTCGGCTTTTTCAGAGCCAAATGTTTGCCATTTTTGAGCCTGTAATCGCCGTTTTCCCCTGTGATTACAGGCTTTTTCGATGCTCGGCATTTTACTACTCTGTTGCCAATCCCGCAAGCGATGTTTCGTCCAGCCAAGACATTGCCCCAGCCGTAGAGTGTTTAGCAGAGAAGTCCAAATGTGCGTAAATGTTGGCGGTGATGGCAAAATCACTATGCCCCAGCCAGTCTTGAATCTGTTTAAGGGGTACTCCGTTTGCCAAGAGCAACGATGCACAGCTATGGCGTAGGTCGTGAAAGCGAATACGTCTAAATCCGTTGTTCTCTAAAAACTTGGGGAACATGGATGTCAGATAATCGGGTTTAATCCGATTGCCGAGAGCATCCGTGTAGATGTACGCACTCTCTTTTTTATTGTACGATTTGCCACACAGCTTGCGGTTATGCTCTTGTTCGTCTTTGACTTCCAGCAGTTTGGCTCGGATAGCCGGAACAAGGGGCAACGTCCTAAAACTGGACTTTGTTTTGGTCGTATCATCGGCTACAAGCACCTTTTGTCCGTCCACGTTAGCAATCGTAACGGTATGCTCGATGGTGATGGTGTTCGCCTCAAAATTGATTGATTCCCAGCGAAGTCCAACGAGTTCTGACCTCCTAAGACCGTAGAACGCTCCGAATATAACGCCTAATTCCAGCTTGTGACCCTTGACTGCCTCAAACAAGTCAACCGTTTCAGACTGTTTCAAAAACTTGCCCGAAAATCGGTCTGCCTTTGGGCGTTTGACCTTTCCCATCACCGTATGGGGGATGTAACCCTTTTCCACGGCGTATTTCAATGCCTTGCTAATGTTGGCATGAAACTTATGGACGGTCATTCCCTTAACTCGTTTGAGTTGCTCGGCGTAGAAAGCGTTGATGTCCTCGGCGGTTAGCTGTTGTAACAAAATGCCTTTATCCCGAAAATATGGGGCGATGGCTTTTTGTACGTTCAGTTGGTAGCCGCCGAATGTGGTTAGCTTAACTTCGGGTCGGATGGCTACAAGCCATTCTTCCATGAAGTCCGCAAAGAGCATTTCGTCCGGGGCTGGCTTTTCACGCTCGGTACGGTTGGCGAGTATTTCATGCTCTTTCCGTGCCTTGCGGAGCAAATCCTCGGCTCGTTTTGTGTTGCCCTTAACCACAAGCCCTGTTGTTACGGATTTACGGATGCGTTGTCCTGTGCTGTCAGTCCAAGCCAGTTTTATATGGTAAAAACCTCGGACATCGGCAAGGTGAGCCGCAACCCTTATTTTTTCTTGTTTGCGTAGATGGTCTGCCATTGAATCCTTAACCTCCTTTGGTTGCAGATAATGTCCACCTACTATTGACTATTTAATTGTAGCGCGCCAACATAAATAATGCAGCCCCCCAAAATCGTTTTTGAGAAGAAAATTTTTTATGCCGTGTGCCTTTCCGTCAATAGCGGGTTCAAAACCTTGACATATTTCATTATGTTTACCTTTGGCACACGAAACTCCCGCCCAATTTTGAGGCTGTCTATCGTACCGTTTCGCAGTAGACGGTAGACCGTCTTTGTGCTGATGCTCAAAAGCTGGCTCACTTGCTTAACATCAAGCACATCGGGATAATCCTTGAACACAACACAGAAAACATCTTGGGTACTGATATTCATATTCATTCCTCCGCTTCACGCAGAAAGCCGCCTGTGTAGGCGGCTCTCGTTTATGTGGTTGCTTTGTTAAAGGTTCAAGTATGTGCAGGGGCATGGCGTACCCTGCACATCGTTTGAAACCTTAACCCATATCCTAAATCCAAAGGAGCAATCACGGCATACCAAACACCCCAAAGGTCAACCCCTGCCGTACCTTGCAAAAATCGCAGTCCTCTTTTATTTCTTGCCAGCCTTTTTTGACGAGTACATATCCGCTATCCCTAAAATCGCCCTCGCAACGAAAGCAAAGGGTCAGCACCATCATTTCGCCTTTTGAGGCTCGGCGATTTTCAATCCCAACACAGACCAACAGGGCGGTATCAATGGCAGCTTGTTCTTTTCCGCCAATACGCCCTATGTATCCAGTCATACGAGAGCGGTCAATCGTCCGTATCTGTTCCACCAAAGCCAGCGAATCATGTTCAAGTCCGCTTTCTTTAAGAAGAACAACGTGCGTAAGTAATGATGTTTTGTTGAGGTTGCGGGTAATCGGCACTACTACCACCGTGGGGCTGTGGGCGTTTCCGGCATTATTCTGCACTACCAGCACAGGACGAACATCACCCTGCTCCGAGCCGATTGTCGGATTGAGGTTAGCGTAGAACATATCGCCACGCTTGATTTGCTTTCTGTTCATTTCACATTCTCCGTTCCTTTATAAAGTATTGGTTGTGAGTTGAAATCACAGTAACAGGCTGGGTCACGATGAACGCTCCCCAGCCCGATGGCTCTAATTTCAACAAACGTGCGGAACACGCACATTTGAAATAAAGTCAGTTTTTTGTCTGCCGTATTTGCCACGCACCCCCGGCTGTTGGGAATATCTCAAACCACTTTGGTAAGTGTCATAATGCCAGCCAGCCGTGTTTCCACGGTTAGGCTCGCACTCCCCCCATGCTGATGGCGGGTCGCTCAATGCTGTGAGGCGTTCAAAGCGAAAGTATCATTATTTCCTCCTGTGGGTCTTGGCGAACAAGCCGCACCAATGGCTTGTCCGAGGCATCCGTTTATCGCTCTCGCCTTGCGGCGGTCATGGCGGCGGCTACCTCATATCGCTTTCCCTTGCGGGTCACAATCGGAATGTATTTGAGATACTGTGTATGACCGCTTTCAAGAGGCGGTATTTGTCAAAGAGCAATCGTGGGAGGAAAGTTCCTCTCATATAGCGTGAAAAAAGGCGCAGTTTGAGGGGGTGTTTTTCAGCCCTTTGACAAATATTTTTTTATTTTCTTTTCAGCCGCTTGCAAACTCTCGTGTACAGATTTTTGATTTGTTCCCTCACGCTCGGCGATTTGATAAGTTGAAAGCCCTTGAACGTGGTACATCAAGTACCGCCGCCGTTGAACATCGGTCAGCTTGTCCAACACAAGAACAGCCGATGATTTGCGTTTAGCATACGCCGCCGCTTGCTCTGCTTGTAGAATGACCTCATCTTCTGCGGATGGCACGGTGAACGCATCATTCTTATCATCAGCCAGCTTGTCCAACGATGTATTTTTCCACGATTGGCGGTAGCCGCTCCTGTCCGTTTCGTAGTAGTCCGCATCGGACAGGGCTTTAAGAGCCTCAAAGTCGGCGGCGGTTTTGGCGGGGTTTTCACGCAGATAATCCGCAAGGGTAATTTCTACGGTTTGGTCTGCAAAGCGGTAAACAATACCCTTTGCGTTTTTGTTGATGGCGTAATCACTATCTCTATAATTTTTCATGGGGTTTCCTCCATTCGATTTTTGAAAAAGCCGTAAAATCGAATGGAGGGAGGCGGTGCGCGCGTCCGAAAATACAAAAAAACTGCCGTCATTGTGCGTTCTCCCTTTCGAGAGCCACTACAAAGGCGGCAGCTTGGGTTGCGTTAAAAAGACGGGTCTTACAAAACGGCAACACGAAGTTGCCGCCTTGTAAGACCCGTCAAGCATTGTGATTCATCGCAAAGCGATGTCATGCGGACTCGGCACGGCGTTTGCGAGTGCAAACGCAAGTGAATGATGCCTGCCCGCCTGTTTCGGTCTGTATACGATAGCGGTGGTAGCCTTTTTATCCGCGAAGTCGCAGCCGTTGTCGGGGCGGTTTATGCCGCCATCCCCAGACTTTCACTGGGTAAGAGCAGGGCAGAACATTCCAACCGCTTGTTTCAGATTCCGTGAGGACAACGCTTAACCGCTCATTTTCAGAGCGATAAGGCTAATTTACCGATATTCAATTTTTAGTCTTGCTATGATTGACTATGCGGGGATTTTTTCACCCCTGTACACCACACCCACTTTCTCGTGACACAAGCGACATTGCCTGTATTCATGGCAAGGTGCTTTTATCCGTGTTGAAAATCGTAAAAGGTCAAGTTTACGTTTTTCATTCACTAACATGAATCGCTTGCCGCAGTAAGGGCATTTGATTTCTTTAAGTCGTTCGGATTCTTCGGGCTGTTTACCCTTGCCACCCTTTTTGCGGAAAGCCACGGCAGGCCAAAATTCCGGGGCGTGTCCGAATACCTCTATTACATATAAAACTTCCTCGCTGGTTTTGTAATCCATCAGATAATCCTCCAAAAACATTGATAATTCGCAATTTTGCGAACATAAGGGCAAATAAAAGACGAAAATTTACCGCCTCGACCCTTTATTAACAATCGCTGTTAGCTTTTCCAAACGAATAAGAGCAGCTCGTTTAGACACGCCGAAAGCCTTTGCCACATACTCCGGCAACTGCTGGGCGTAGCAATCGTCTTGATAACTCGCCCCTCTGATGATGCGGCGGGGTTTGTCGTTGTAAAACTTGAAAAAATCCTTGAACGCTATCCTCAATGCCGGACGGTTCATAAGAATTGCAGATGCCAAGAAATCCGCTTGTCGCTCCATGCGGGCGATGTCGGTGTTCTCTTTCATGGAACGGCTGTAATCTACACGCCCCTCTTTGGCGGCGATAAATTGGTTTTCGTATTTGCCAGCCGGACCGAAAGGATTGTCCTCCGCAAATGCCTTACGGTGCAAGAGCCAATGCGAACCCTCGTGCATCATAGTGAAACGCAAACGAGGAATGTTACGTTTTGCAAGCAAGGTTGGGCTGATAATAACCGTACCTGTTGATACAGGGATTTTCTCTGCTAATAAAGTCTGTTCGTTCAAGACCTCAACCGTTCCATCGTTAAACGCTGTAATCCCCAAGATGTTACTACCTACGCATAAGTGACGATAATCCACATCAAGGTGCAAGTAAAATTCAACAAACTTGTCAACGTCCAATGCGCTGGGTGTTCCGAGGGCATTGGGTGCAAAGTCTTTGACAAGTTCCCCTGCATAATCATCAAGCGAATCATATGTCGTGTACGGTATCATCGAAAACGAATATGGTGTATCAAACGCTTTCATCAAAAACTACTCCTTTCCTTCGAGTTGCTTAACGAACCGTTGCCAGTCTGCATCGCTTGCCCTTTCTTTGGCTACACGGAGAGCGATACGAGCCGCTTTGCTTTCGTTAATATATTCCGTCAAGTCGGGGGGAGAGGCCGAACGTGCCTTGCCCCATAAGTCGTAGAGGGTTTGACTGTCCGCATCGTTAAGATGCAAATGGGTAATAAGTGCATCCAAGAAGTCACGGTCAGCAGGGGAACGCCGTCCGGATTCAATGTCGCAGTAATGCCCCGCCGATATACCAATTTTTTCGGCAAGTGGTCTTATTGACACCTCTTTTTCGTTACGCTTATCTTTGAGGAACGCTCCGAACCTCTGATAATCATTCAACAGTATCATCCCTTTCTTGCATTAAATGTTCGATTGCGTTCGTTCGCAATGATGCGTACTTGCAGGGGATAAATAAGCGGCTTTATCGCCGCTGAGGTCGTTTGCATCTGTTCGCCGTGGTCGGCTTGCCCTGCCGATGCAAGGCAAGCCGTTAGCATTTTCGTTTGTCTTTGACTTTCACAACGACACGGAATTGTCGTTCGGGGTGCGCCTCTAAATCCCTGCCGATAATTTTCGATTCAACAACATCGTTATATCCGAAATACAGCAGGGTGCTTAACAAGTCATTTTTCACTTTCGGAACATATCCGAGTTTAGTTTCACCCAGCATGACTACAATCGCTTCGGGGTCATACGGATTGTCCGGCTCAGACTTCAAAGAAACAGACGTACCAAGTGTAAGCTGCTCGATAACGTCAAGCCCATCGTAGTATGTGAACCCCGCAATGTGAAAATCAAGTAGATTACGGCTTTTCTCGTACATTTGATTCACCTCCAAGAATTGATTTGCGGTTGATGAACCCATTATAACAAATAAGCTGTCCATTTGTACGGACAGCTTAGAGGAAATCGAAAAGGTGTACCTCAAACTGGACACCTAATCATACATAGCTGTGTTAGACTTGATAAGTTCTCGCATAGAGCCGACCAAGCTGTCCGGCGATACGATTTTAGCTTTATCACCAAACTGGAACATCCAACCCAAAAACACCGGGCTGACCGCTACATCAACAGACACTTCAAACCGTCCGTTATCCTTTGGTATGATTTTCGCATCCATGCCAAAGTAGTCCAGTACCACGTTCACCAAACTATTATCGAAAGCCAGCGTTGCCCTAACGACCTCGCCACTAAACATTCCAAAAGTCTGCTTGGCATACCTCGTGATATTGAATTTACTGCGGTCAAAATCGGCTTTGTGTTCAGACAACTCAACACTACCCATACGGTCTACCCTGTAATTCCGCAGTTCCTTGTTTTCGGCGTTGTATGCTACGAGGTAGTATTTATCACTATCCCAGCACAAGGTTACAGGCGTGACCTCGTATAAAGCACCATTTTTGCGGGGTGCAAGTTTCTTCTTCACGTTGTAATCGTAGTATTTGAATGTAATCTTCATCCCTGTGTTTATCGCCTCGTGGATTTTATCCACGCTGTAAAAAGACTGCTCATTAAATGATTTTGGACGGCCAGTAACGAAAATTTGGCGTTTTAATGCCGCTGATTGGGGGTGACTTGTAAAAGCAGCTACTTTTGAAATTAACTCCTCGCTCTTTTTTTCCGTGATAAAGCGGGAGGACTGCACCGCATCCACAAGCAGTTTAAGTTCGGGAAGTTCAAAGTGGCGATGCCCTATGTAATACCGAGGGATTCTACCCTTTGTGACTTCTATATCAAGTCCGTACTGACGGAGAATTTCTAAGTCTGTGTAAATGGACTTGCGTTCTGCGTGGACATCGTAGGTTGCAAGTGCAGAAATAATCTCCGGCATGGACAT
This window of the Oscillospiraceae bacterium genome carries:
- a CDS encoding GNAT family N-acetyltransferase; amino-acid sequence: MLTMQYFFGEEGLDDAYLLRRRVFIEEQGIAPEDEYEGDDGACIHLVVYENDAPVSTGRIKITRDDYVIGRVATLPEHRGKGLATGIMQALIKACCIMGGERQILHAQLTARGFYEKLGFASYGEEFKEAGIPHICMEHFGLPQGCCAAGLHV
- a CDS encoding S1 RNA-binding domain-containing protein — protein: MAENAVTVGNIYTGTVLKIKPFGAIVSLPGGVPGLVHISQITNGYVQNVADVLNVGDEVDVRVVSYEEASGKISLSMKDVPQQSHYAYDDEETSEDGEYSYRYDPPPVISAAQAASFEEKFKSWQKISNERIAGINRRNKRR
- a CDS encoding type II toxin-antitoxin system PemK/MazF family toxin, with the protein product MNRKQIKRGDMFYANLNPTIGSEQGDVRPVLVVQNNAGNAHSPTVVVVPITRNLNKTSLLTHVVLLKESGLEHDSLALVEQIRTIDRSRMTGYIGRIGGKEQAAIDTALLVCVGIENRRASKGEMMVLTLCFRCEGDFRDSGYVLVKKGWQEIKEDCDFCKVRQGLTFGVFGMP
- the yihA gene encoding ribosome biogenesis GTP-binding protein YihA/YsxC; the protein is MSERGPIVINRAEIAATAVEPSQFPSTDLPEIAFVGRSNVGKSSLINALLGRKKLARTSRQPGKTRTINFFSVEGKLYFVDLPGYGYAKVSKAEKEKWGVMVEGYLKDRAPLRHIYLLMDIRHEPSEGDRMIYNWCNYYELPFTVAATKCDKLSRNQIAKQIAMLRRELGTRGIIPFSAETHQGREELWSGIIDSCGLYML
- the wecB gene encoding UDP-N-acetylglucosamine 2-epimerase (non-hydrolyzing); translated protein: MNTVKILTVFGTRAEAYKMIPLVLVLAERAKGKGVNPAGLPVLESRVCVTAQHRELLDQALEPFGIVPDWDLNVMTAGQTMGDVVNRVLTGMKPVIEEYKPDILLVHGDTTTTFAAALAAFYAKVAVGHVEAGLRTYDKYRPYPEEMNRKLTTALTDLHFAPTELSREYLLKENIPGDTVFVTGNTAVDMLAYTTSDGYRFRNGALNALDPAKRTILMTAHRRENFGPPMENICRAVGRIAADFPDVQLVWPMHPNGAGREESQKYLAHRANVLLTDALEIHDMHNLMKRSYLILSDSGGLQEEAPSFNVPVVVLREVTERPEGLNAGTLVLAGVAESSVYNSAAELLADKEARARMAAVPNPFGDGNASGRIIDAILGRFIC
- a CDS encoding RNA polymerase subunit sigma-24 — its product is MKNYRDSDYAINKNAKGIVYRFADQTVEITLADYLRENPAKTAADFEALKALSDADYYETDRSGYRQSWKNTSLDKLADDKNDAFTVPSAEDEVILQAEQAAAYAKRKSSAVLVLDKLTDVQRRRYLMYHVQGLSTYQIAEREGTNQKSVHESLQAAEKKIKKYLSKG
- a CDS encoding helix-turn-helix domain-containing protein, yielding MNISTQDVFCVVFKDYPDVLDVKQVSQLLSISTKTVYRLLRNGTIDSLKIGREFRVPKVNIMKYVKVLNPLLTERHTA
- a CDS encoding site-specific integrase codes for the protein MADHLRKQEKIRVAAHLADVRGFYHIKLAWTDSTGQRIRKSVTTGLVVKGNTKRAEDLLRKARKEHEILANRTEREKPAPDEMLFADFMEEWLVAIRPEVKLTTFGGYQLNVQKAIAPYFRDKGILLQQLTAEDINAFYAEQLKRVKGMTVHKFHANISKALKYAVEKGYIPHTVMGKVKRPKADRFSGKFLKQSETVDLFEAVKGHKLELGVIFGAFYGLRRSELVGLRWESINFEANTITIEHTVTIANVDGQKVLVADDTTKTKSSFRTLPLVPAIRAKLLEVKDEQEHNRKLCGKSYNKKESAYIYTDALGNRIKPDYLTSMFPKFLENNGFRRIRFHDLRHSCASLLLANGVPLKQIQDWLGHSDFAITANIYAHLDFSAKHSTAGAMSWLDETSLAGLATE
- a CDS encoding MerR family transcriptional regulator, giving the protein MSELKKIREMSTQYGISARALKYYEEMGLITSTRNDDYAYRLYDEAAVQRLEQILILRKLNISIKDIKRIFNTSGSEVVLEVLGKKVDAIDEEVSLLHELKEIVLDFIRQIEQSDFGNESDIKLLYEKTREIEAQFVNVDYNGNITNANRLLDVTDKLARTPEIIHKRSYCYLIFNLKDGKSVIEASELYCKAFDAEKTSEDTSAGEWIDGWIGINIRVFNFGIFIQAVDMPGNRGACCISFATEQELRKAYELLSKDAKESNLHLDWHWTSLAATITDKFGVDWLFALN
- a CDS encoding RNA-binding S4 domain-containing protein, which produces MRLDKYLKVSRIIKRRTVANEACDAGRVTINGKLAKASAEVRVGDLIEIRFGDKLTKLEVLAVREVVRKDDASSMFRLID